The Delphinus delphis chromosome 2, mDelDel1.2, whole genome shotgun sequence genome segment ctcctttcaccTTTTTACCACTGATGGAGAACTTGGGGATTTCCTTTTGAGAGCTCCTAGTCTGTGGCTCTCAGTCCTGGCTGCAGGGAAGTCAATAGAGGGGCCACCTCCTCAGTTCGTTCCATTGGTCTGTAGCAGGGCACAGTCTCTCAGGTAGCCTTCCTGGTATATTTAATGTacataggagaaaaatatatGTGCAGTTATTTCTTGTCCTTTACTTCCTTTATACAGATTATAGCATTCCATGCATCAtcttctgcatttttctttcattatcttgGAAATCTTTCCTTatcaatgcacagaaaactcCCTTTTTTATGGTTGCGTAGTATTCTTTTTATTGAACTAGTTCCCAGTTGATGAATGTTTAGTTTTTCTAATCTTTTGTTACTGCAAATACCACAGTGAATACCTTACTGTGTCTGTATCAGTCTATATCTGTAAAGTCAATTCccagaaataaaattgttatatttgtaattttttttaaaataaattaatttattttatttatttatttttggctgtgttgggtcttcgttgctgtacacaggctttctctagctgcggccagcgggggccactcttccttgcCATGTGCAtgcctcattgtggtggcttctcctgttgcggagcacgggctcggcgcagggcttcagtagttgtggcttgcgggctctagagcgcaggctcagtagttgtgcacgggcttagttgctccacggcatgtgggatcttcctggaccagggctcgagcctgtgtcctctgcattggcaggcggtttcccaaccactgcgccaccagggaagccctgtcattttGATAGATATTTCCAAATTGCCCACCAGAGAGCTGTCATCAGCAGCGTGCtgcatgtgtatttttatgtCAGGTGATCTTGAGGAATAGTTGAGAACCGTTGCCTCAGAACCCACAGTACAGTTTTCCCTTCGTCCCTgcggggaattggttccaggacccttgTAGATACCagaatctgcagatgctcaagtcgcTTCCTTATATAAAGTGCTATAGTATTTTCGTATAATCTATGCATCTCCTTCTGTATACTTTTAATCATCTGttgattacttataatacctaatacaatgtaaatgctacgtaAATAGCTGCTAATGCTcagcaaattcaaattttacattttggaactttgtggaattttttttgcaaatacatttttcatccatggttggttgaatatGCAGATGTGgacctgcagatacagagggctgactgttcCTATAAATGACTGAAGGGTGTTAGCAGTAGAATCACTTTCGTGTTTCTAGTGAAGCAGATCTCTAGTGAATTAGAATCTCAGGGAATGGGACCTGGGAATATTCATGTCTAACATTCCCCGGGTTAATTCCTATGTATGAACCCTGCTCTGGGAAATAACAGTTATATAGATTTGAAGTAGACAACAGATGATAAAGTAAGGACTtcgccattttttcttttctcattttagagCAATGCCCAAACCTCGTGTTAAAAAGCAACCTAAGACGCAGCgtggaaagaggaaaaagcaagATTCTTCTGATGATGAGGATGAAGATGATGAAGCTCCCAAAAGGCAGACTCGCCGCAGAGCGGCTAAAAATGTTAGGTAGGTGATGCCCCAGAAGGTTTTCATTAGTGTGAAGGGAAGGTGATAGTGTAGTTGGCTAGAGCTTGGTTCTGATAAGTCCAGAATTAGGCATTTGATAGGTAAAAATAATGACCTGTGTCTTGAGGTTGTATTCGGAAATCTGGTCAGGGTTCTTGCAAAAAGAATGGTTCTGGCCAATAGGAATATGGAAAGAATAGTGATAACTCATTTCAAGCCTTCATTCCTATGAAGAGAACTGCTTTATTTCAAGTTCATGTTTCGTTGAGGTGGTAGTGATGTTATCTTCATTTCATAACATCCTTTTTTAGGAAGGACATTAGGAttgtattttcacttttgaaTTGCTGTTTGAATCAGCCAAATTCTTTTGTTTCAGCTTATGTATTATTTGGATATAATAATCTTATCAAGCTTATGATACGATATGAAGcattaatagaaaatgaaataaaggaataGATATAtgcaaacataaatattttactttatatgaaTCAAAGggtatttaatttccttttagagGATATGCAGGTTTCTTTTGGTCTACTTAAAGATGGTGAAACTGAGTCCTGGAGTTATTAATAACCTGTTCAATGTATCCAGTTAATACTTTGAAAGCTAGGACTAGGTTTTGAGTATGTTAATATGTAGCTCAGCACTTTTTCCTCCTACAGCTGTACTGCATCCAGAattgtgtttttctcttctgtaaccCCCAAACCATTTGTTGTTAATATATGGTGGAAggttacattttaatattttattaccaGGAAGTATGCTCAGTAACTTGAGAATACTTAAATTTCATATTCTTGTTATCGGGAGACAAAATGCAGGGTCGGTACATTCAATCTTAGATGTATTGCTCCGCTTTTATGTAATGGAATactagtaatttttttcatttatcgtgcattttctttctttgtagttgtttccttgtttatacatagtaatgacctcattaaaaaatgaaaacagggcttccctggtggcgcagtggttgagagtccacctgccgatgcaggggacacgggttcgtgccccggtccgggaagatcccacatgccgcggagcggctgggcccgtgagccatggccgctgagcctgcgcatccggagcctgtgctccgcaatgggagaggccataacagtgagaggcccacgtacagcaaaaaaaaaaaaaaagaaaacataagaaaacataggagtgTCTTTGTAGTAGTTTTCTATGTCTTGCTTACAGAAATCACTGTAGTCagtttctattttgaaatatgttAGCCTTCCTGCAGCTATCTGTGAACATGCATTAATActttaagcaggaaaaaaaaatgaacttcaagCCCACTTTATCGTGGCTGATCTGCACAACAGCATGTTGCAGCCAAAAGGGTATGGTTCCTCGTCCTAATGATACTATGTATGGTGGTGTTTGAATCTGAAAAGATAGTTTCTCATTTATTCGGCATTATTCCTCATGCAGTTATAAAGAAGACGATGACTTTGAGACTGACTCAGATGACCTCATTGAAATGACTGGAGAAGGAGCTGATGAACAGCAGGATAATAGTGAAACTATTGAAAAGGTCTTAGATTCAAGGCTGGGAAAGAAAGGAGGTATGTGAAGACAACACTTCATTTTTGCCATAGGTGGCAACAGATGTTATGGCAGGGAGTCCAGATGTTTAAACAGGAATAGAGTTAAGGATCATCATTGCCTCAGGCACAAGGAACAGCTTACTTTTTGCCAGATTTCTTAATGCCACCTGTGGCCAGGGACCCCTCCCCTTGGCCTTTGCTTTTAGCTCCTTGAGTTACTTCTTCTGCTCTTTCTGTTTCTGCTTGCATGCTTCACCTTCCTCGTCCATCTGCTTAGCCTGATCCTTGGGTTGCTTCAGGGGCTTCTTGACACCTTTGCGGCCAGACATGACACCTGCTGCCCCTTCCCTGCCATTGGAAGCTAACAAATTACTTTTTATATCTGCTCAGTAAGGCCCAAATTTTATGTATTGAGCTCTGAAGTGATGAATTTCAGTCCATGCCCTTATTTGTTGTGAAATGTGGAAGtttttctgacccacagaaaaacTGACCTGAGACTATAGGGCTGTGTCCCATATGtctttgagattttaaaattgaGCTGGTTAAAGATGTTTTAATATCTTAAAAACCAGTGATGCAGCAGAGATTCTTGATTATTAACATTAAGTAAATCTACCTTTAGTTACTTGTTTTTGAATCTCGTGATAAGTGTCAAACGCGTTAAATACATATTTGGACAGTAGTGAAGAATTTTTTATATCCAAATTGAGATATCTCACaactcagttttttaaagtaaCCTTTCCATATaggaaatatcaaaataatacataattcatttttctttgtctttttttttatccaGGCTTACTTGAGGTTAAGAGAGTCAACAGGGAGTTTTGGGTGGTTGAGTAATTGGGGAGATTTTAAATTCTCTTACCTTGTTCTTAATATtcctggagagagagacagatttgTTTTCTGAGTTAGTAGGGACCAAAACAAAAGGATATTGCTGttccatttttattatgtttGGATACAGAGATTTCTTTGATTTCACCAGCAAATTTTGTAATGTTTTAAGTAGTGAAAATTGGGTTTGCatcatgaaaatatttgaaattgttGAACATGTTCATTCTGTATTGTTTGTGAATTTCTGCTTATTTCGAGTCAAAGGATTTTGGTGCTTCATCCATAAAGAGACTTTTTAGACATTTGTGTATTTGGGAAGCTTTTCAATGTCTCGtttaatatgctttttaaaatttaactgaatCCTTTTTCAGCCACTGGAGCTTCTACTACTGTATATGCAGTTGAAGCTAACGGAGACCCTAGTGGCGACTTTGACCCTGAAAAGGATGAAGGCGAAGTCCAGTACCTCATCAAGTGGAAGGGCTGGTCGTATATCCATAGCACGTGGGAGAGTGAAGAGTCCTTACAGCAGCAGAAAGTGAAGGGCCTAAAAAAACTAGAGAACTTCAAGAAGAAAGAGGATGAAATCAAGCAATGGTACATTATCCATCCTggataaaagaaatacatttgcagcctggaggaagggaaggtTTTTAACTAGTCCATGGAGAACACAGCTATCTAGAATATCAAATTTTGCCTTTAGCATCTGAATGAACGTGGAGGCATCCACGATTACGTTTTATAAATCTGTGAGCTGAagatagtatatatttttgtgtgtagcCACCAAGTCTGTAGAGTTTAATAATAACTAGCTTATGGAGCATTTTTCAGACATGATctcattaatcctcacagtaatccTATGAGATTTGTACTGTTgaacaaaatgtttttttgtgGGAAGAGTGAGGTACAGAGCAACTCTGTGAGAGGGCCCAGGATTGGAATTCTGGTAGCCTGAGTCCAAGGCTAACGTACTTAAGCACCTTGTTACTTTCTGTGGTTGTCCTGGGGTAGCTTGGATGTCAGGAGTTAATAATCTAGAACTCTCTGGGTTATGATATACTTAAAACTAATCTTGGTTTTACACAGTTTACAGAAAGGATGTGACAGAGATGTTCTGAAACTGTGATAGCCTGTGGTTTGTAGTTTACTTACAGCTTTGAGCATGTTAGGTTGCATCTGAGACATACGTGGGGTCACAGCATACACACAACTAAACTGACAAAAAGAAGCATAAGTTCCCCCCGAAGACATATGTGTCAGTGTCATGTGATGAGGTTATTTTGTGTTAGGAATAGGGACAAATGGGTTCCAATTCCTGTTTTATTACTATGCAAAATATGCTGCTTCAGTaaatcagaaatttttttctttgagttgaaaacaaaaatatgtatccCTAAGATATGGGTAGTTTGTAAAGcgattagaattttaaaaatgcttgaaAGCTATAGCAGTATTCAATTTCAGGTTGCTGGTGTTGTCGTTTTATAAGTATGAATAACTGGTTTTCTAAAAAAAGCCACATTTAATCACGCCTAAAGCCCcatacatatttgaaaaaaagcaGGTTTTCTTGTAAATCTGGAAGAGTTTTATTGTCCTTATCTATTAAGATATATGAATTTATCACATGAATTCATCACCCAAAATAGTTATTGTTAGGTTTCTTTATTAATGGGCCACATCAGAGAGAACAACTGGTGTGTCCTATAAGTCTAAGGTTTTTAGTGTTTTCTCTAAGTCTTACGtgtttttcttaaaatctctGGCCTAATTATTAGTAAAAGATTATTAAGGGACATATGAAAGTAAAGACTAAGTTTCCTTTCCTACCTTGACTTTGCATTGACAGATGTATATGGATCCCCCAAatctaataagtatttattttttctgtctgtCTTCTGTCCAGGTTAGGGAAAGTTTCTCCTGAAGATGTGGAATATTTCAACTGCCAACAAGAGCTGGCCTCAGAGCTGAACAAACAGTATCAGATAGTAGAAAGAGTAATAGGTAAGTACATGGAAACTCATCTAAGCAGTGTTTGAGCTCCAGGAATAATAGAACTTTTTCTTTTGGgagtaatgtatatatatattgaaaaaatgtgggacttcgctggtggcacagtggttaagactctgcactcccagtgcagggggcccaggttcgatccctgatcagggaactagatcccacatgtatgccacaactaaggagcctgcctgccgcaactaagatccagtgcaaccaaataaataaataaatattttttaaaaatgcatttttgtaGGTATACTTTTGGAGAATAGACAGATGCCTAgatttattttgaaggaaaagctAACAGGCTTTACCAGTAGATTTGGAGATGCGGGGAAAGAAAGAGGTGGCAAGGATGGTGCCAAGATTCTTGACCTGAGCAAATAGGAGACTAGAGGTACCATTTACTGAAATAGAAAGAATGGAAATCAAGAACTTATTTTGATATTTGTCAGTTTGATATACTTCTCAGTCATCTAAGTGGATAGTATTGTGAAGGCTGTAGCATATATGAGTCTGGAGTTTAGAACTCAGTCCGGGCTGGAGATTTAAATTTGAGGATATAATCCGTatgtagatggtatttaaagcctaAGGTTTAATGATATAATCAAGAATGTGTACGTGGTGCGAGTAGAAGTCAGAGGGCATTCTAGCTTTcggaagtcaggaagagaaaccaGCAGAGGAGAGTGAGAAAGGACAGCCAGTGAGACAGGGGGAGAGCCAGGAGAGGGAGGTGTGCTGGGAGCCAGGTGATTCACGCGGCTCGGGCAGGAGGAGGCGCTGCCAGTCAAAGAGGACTGGGACTTGATCCTTCAGCTTGGCAGcaggcctggccctggggagATGGACCCATGAAGTGGTGGGGCTACAGGCCTGATGGGGTGGCTTCAGGGGAGAGTGAGGGGACAGTATGAAGAAAGCTCCCCTGGGGAGCCTTGTTGTAAAGGGGGAACAGAGAGATGGGGTAAGTGCTGGATaggctgctttttcttttctttttttaagatgtgaGATAGTAGAGTATATTTGTACTCTTATTCATAGGACCTAAAATGTCACCGTTTTCTTGGTTATGGTGATAACTTACccagctttccatttatttagctgTGAAGACGAGCAAATCTACACTGGGTCAAACAGATTTTCCAGGTAAGCAAGACAACTTGTTTATAAATACTGTTTAGCATTTAAGAGCAGGTCATGTTTTGCAGAATATTTACAGCTTTGCCACATGGTGTTTCCTTGGTTATACATAAAACAGAATGTCACTCCTCTCCTTTAATTGACAGTTGCTGATCTGTAAATTTTTATATGTGAAATAGCTCACAGTCGGAAGCCGGCACCTTCCAACGAACCTGAATATCTATGCAAATGGATGGGACTGCCCTATTCAGAGTGCAGCTGGGAAGATGAAGCCTTGATTGGAAAGAAATTCCAGAGCTGCATCGACAGCTTCCATAGTCGGAACAACTCAAAAACCATCCCAACAAGAGAATGCAAGGTGTGGTGACTGCTGGCTTTTGAATTTTCAGGGGAAAGGTGTATTGCTACAAAGGGTTGGCCACATAGATAGATGTTGGGAAGAGAGAATACCACAAAAGTAAGTGATAATTCCTattttgaagagaaagaaaatgacttaACCTTGAcatcaaaggaaaataattaaaaggagAGGATGAGTTGTATAATGGCTTTGCTGACTTCTTTAATCTTCTTATTTACACAATTAGATATATCTAATATGGAGATA includes the following:
- the CHD2 gene encoding chromodomain-helicase-DNA-binding protein 2 isoform X5; translated protein: MAHKQREDYLNLSPCIFTWYQTFSQLAFDGEKLSHSASEEASGSDSGSQSESEQGSDPGSGHGSESNSSSESSESQSESESESGGSKSQPVLPEAKEKPASKKERIADVKKMWEEYPDVYGVRRSNRSRQEPSRFNIKEEASSGSESGSPKRRGQRQLKKQEKWKREPSEDEQEQGTSAESEPEQKKVKARRPVPRRAMPKPRVKKQPKTQRGKRKKQDSSDDEDEDDEAPKRQTRRRAAKNVSYKEDDDFETDSDDLIEMTGEGADEQQDNSETIEKVLDSRLGKKGATGASTTVYAVEANGDPSGDFDPEKDEGEVQYLIKWKGWSYIHSTWESEESLQQQKVKGLKKLENFKKKEDEIKQWLGKVSPEDVEYFNCQQELASELNKQYQIVERVIAVKTSKSTLGQTDFPAHSRKPAPSNEPEYLCKWMGLPYSECSWEDEALIGKKFQSCIDSFHSRNNSKTIPTRECKALKQRPRFVALKKQPAYLGGENLELRDYQLEGLNWLAHSWCK